A genome region from Candidatus Manganitrophaceae bacterium includes the following:
- the rlmB gene encoding 23S rRNA (guanosine(2251)-2'-O)-methyltransferase RlmB encodes MNQAQPMIYGVNPVLESLRSNQNCLNKIFLLQNRRGKEIEMIRSLARESHTVLLTANRVELDRMARTTKHQGIVAILSSEPYSNLDDILRIAKAGKVPPFLVILDEVEDPRNLGAIIRTADAVGVHGVIIPERRAAGLTAVVSKASAGALSHLPVARVVNLSTVIDRLKEEGLWIVGVDSGAPMSYDQYDFKGPIALVVGSEGKGIRRKILDRCDQVVSMPMSGHVSSLNVSVALGIVAYEVLRQRRKE; translated from the coding sequence ATGAATCAAGCACAGCCGATGATTTACGGCGTTAACCCGGTTCTCGAATCCTTACGATCAAATCAGAATTGTCTGAACAAGATTTTTCTCCTTCAAAATCGCCGGGGGAAGGAGATTGAGATGATCCGCTCCCTGGCACGGGAGAGTCACACTGTTCTCTTAACGGCAAATCGAGTTGAACTGGACCGAATGGCCCGGACCACGAAGCACCAGGGGATCGTTGCCATCCTGTCATCAGAACCCTATAGTAACCTGGATGACATTCTGCGGATTGCGAAAGCTGGTAAGGTCCCTCCCTTCCTGGTCATCCTGGATGAAGTCGAAGATCCGAGGAATCTGGGTGCCATTATTCGGACGGCGGATGCGGTCGGAGTGCATGGAGTCATCATTCCGGAGAGAAGGGCAGCCGGCTTAACCGCAGTCGTTTCAAAAGCCTCTGCGGGGGCACTTTCCCATCTCCCGGTTGCGAGGGTTGTTAATCTTTCCACGGTGATCGACCGTTTGAAGGAGGAGGGCCTCTGGATTGTCGGAGTGGACTCCGGAGCTCCGATGTCTTACGATCAGTATGATTTCAAGGGACCAATCGCCTTGGTGGTGGGAAGCGAAGGGAAAGGAATCCGCCGGAAGATCCTGGACCGCTGCGATCAGGTGGTTTCAATGCCGATGAGCGGGCATGTCTCATCGCTTAATGTTTCTGTGGCCTTGGGTATCGTCGCGTATGAGGTACTCAGGCAACGTCGGAAGGAGTGA
- a CDS encoding cysteine--tRNA ligase → MMLRINNSLSGKKEPFSPRVPGKVTMYVCGMTVYDDCHLGHARSAIVFDVIRRTLEYKGFEVKYVKNYTDVDDKIIERAHREGKDWKEISESFIDSYERDMSRLGVHPPSISPRATEHIGEMVGLIDRLISKGLAYSVEGNVYFAVKNSPSYGKLSKQKLEEMEAGVRVEIDQRKRSPFDFALWKGSKPGEPAWNSPWGMGRPGWHIECSAMAIKHLGETIDIHGGGKDLIFPHHENEIAQSEGYTDKEFSQCWVHHGFVTIDHEKMSKSLGNFFTVREIFEKSSQFSEEITAEVVRFYLLSTHYRSPIDFSDYSLGVAKKGLDNLYTLFQKLEELQEKKKESGDTKNGEWSRFQSEFDAAMDDDFNTAKAISVLQGLRAEVNIRITKGDPFNLSDTLSLFKRCGEILGLFRISPLRWRFHAWDSKKQIVVPESVEMNLTSAVPIVVNEEEVQSLIKEREEARRKKDWARSDVIRDQLAAARIAIEDRPDGTTRVKR, encoded by the coding sequence ATGATGTTACGTATTAACAACTCGCTTTCAGGGAAAAAAGAACCCTTCTCTCCCCGCGTTCCGGGGAAGGTCACGATGTATGTTTGCGGGATGACAGTATACGATGACTGTCACCTGGGCCACGCGCGTTCTGCCATTGTCTTTGATGTCATCAGGCGCACCCTTGAGTACAAGGGGTTTGAAGTTAAATACGTAAAGAACTATACCGATGTCGATGATAAGATCATTGAACGCGCCCATCGGGAAGGAAAAGACTGGAAAGAGATTTCGGAGTCCTTCATCGATTCTTATGAACGGGACATGTCCCGGCTGGGGGTCCATCCTCCATCCATCTCACCCAGGGCGACCGAACATATCGGAGAGATGGTCGGGTTGATTGATCGACTGATCTCAAAGGGCCTGGCCTATTCGGTCGAAGGCAATGTTTATTTTGCCGTGAAAAATTCCCCATCCTATGGCAAGTTGTCGAAACAGAAGCTTGAGGAGATGGAAGCAGGTGTCCGTGTCGAAATCGATCAAAGGAAGCGGAGTCCCTTCGACTTTGCGTTGTGGAAGGGGTCCAAACCGGGAGAGCCGGCCTGGAATAGCCCTTGGGGAATGGGCCGGCCGGGATGGCATATTGAATGTTCCGCCATGGCGATCAAACATCTGGGGGAGACAATTGACATCCATGGTGGAGGGAAGGATTTGATTTTTCCGCACCATGAGAATGAAATCGCGCAATCAGAGGGATATACTGATAAAGAGTTTTCACAGTGTTGGGTCCATCATGGCTTTGTCACGATAGACCATGAAAAGATGTCTAAATCTCTCGGAAACTTTTTTACGGTCAGAGAGATTTTTGAGAAATCATCTCAGTTCTCAGAGGAGATCACGGCAGAAGTTGTCCGTTTCTATCTTCTCTCGACCCACTACCGCTCGCCCATTGACTTTTCTGACTATAGCCTGGGTGTCGCCAAGAAAGGGCTGGATAATCTGTATACCCTTTTTCAAAAACTGGAGGAACTCCAAGAGAAAAAGAAAGAAAGTGGCGATACAAAAAACGGTGAATGGTCCCGGTTTCAGTCTGAGTTTGATGCCGCGATGGACGACGATTTTAATACGGCAAAAGCAATCTCCGTGTTACAGGGCCTACGTGCGGAGGTCAATATTCGGATTACGAAAGGCGATCCATTCAACCTTTCCGACACTCTTTCTCTTTTCAAACGGTGTGGAGAGATCCTCGGTCTCTTCCGGATATCTCCTTTGAGATGGCGCTTTCATGCCTGGGATTCAAAGAAACAGATTGTCGTGCCTGAGAGCGTGGAGATGAACTTGACGTCAGCGGTTCCAATCGTCGTTAATGAAGAGGAGGTTCAGAGCCTGATCAAAGAGCGAGAGGAAGCGCGGCGGAAAAAGGACTGGGCGCGGTCGGATGTCATTCGGGATCAGTTGGCTGCGGCCAGGATTGCGATAGAAGATCGTCCTGACGGGACGACCCGTGTGAAACGATGA